AAAACGGTAAAGGACTATAGTGAATTTTTGTTTGGGGAGGGGTATATCCGAAATAATACGTCGATTCATACGTATTTGGATATTATGACGGATGATGTTGAAGAAAAAGCGAATACCTGGCCCGTTATGCAGTCAGATATTCGGGGGGATGGGTATGGTTATTTTTGTTGGCAACCGAATCCGGAGTATCGTTTTACCGGGGCGTTGAATGCGGATAATGCTTGGGAAACGTATTATAGTAAGATTCTTATTGCTAATAATGTTATTGATTTGTTGGATGATGCGGAAGGAACGCAGAGCGATAAAGATGATCTGCTAGGGGAAGCTTATTTTTTACGTGCATATTGTTATTTCATGCTAGTAAATCTGTACGGGGAACCTTACGAGAAAGAATCGGCTGATAAAGCTTTAGGTATACCCTTTAATTATGAGCATAGCGTGAGGGAACGGACATATAAACGGGAAACATTGGCACGTTCTTACGAATTGATCGAAAACGACCTGAAAAAGTCAATTCACCTTCTTGAAACCACGGATTATACGAAAACGGTTTTTCGGATATCAAAAGGTGCTGCTTATTTGCTAGCTTCCAGATTTTATTTATACAAAAAGGATTATGAACAAGCCATTTCTTATGCGGATAAAGTTTTAACGATAAATTCAGCTTTATATGATATTCGAACATTAACGGAAGAAGATTATGTGTTTACAAA
The window above is part of the Butyricimonas paravirosa genome. Proteins encoded here:
- a CDS encoding RagB/SusD family nutrient uptake outer membrane protein, which encodes MKKLIYIIVVVLFSSCGDFLEESSQDLIIPKTVKDYSEFLFGEGYIRNNTSIHTYLDIMTDDVEEKANTWPVMQSDIRGDGYGYFCWQPNPEYRFTGALNADNAWETYYSKILIANNVIDLLDDAEGTQSDKDDLLGEAYFLRAYCYFMLVNLYGEPYEKESADKALGIPFNYEHSVRERTYKRETLARSYELIENDLKKSIHLLETTDYTKTVFRISKGAAYLLASRFYLYKKDYEQAISYADKVLTINSALYDIRTLTEEDYVFTKENPEIIWTYGDYEVNYLSAAYRGCFPVSMAFYNSFHANDARKRTYVKDDWGDLIVGKGAANTGVYGFAFRTAEAYLNRAEANAELGHTDLALDDIVHLRKYRFETEVPITVSTKTDVIQLVRQERRFELCFEQHRWFDLRRWDRPRIEHIYTTDVNSSQKEKFVLEENDKAYTLPLPVEVKEFDYNLENINRPERKGVIVQ